One genomic region from Anabaena sp. PCC 7108 encodes:
- a CDS encoding chemotaxis protein CheW, with product MLMLLFYVSNDLYAIESYRIAEVIPRVALRKAHHVPDYVAGLFNYRGKIVPVIDLCHLIRGTSSRFCLSTRIIMVSYPHQNSGQQYLGLIAEKITETLNKPETDFVDSGIRVKEAPYLGGMLMDERGIIQRIHLEQLFADVQNTYLLTGREGYINELSRN from the coding sequence ATGTTGATGCTACTTTTCTACGTTAGCAATGATTTGTACGCCATTGAAAGTTACCGTATAGCGGAAGTTATCCCTAGAGTAGCCTTAAGAAAAGCACATCATGTCCCGGACTATGTAGCTGGTTTATTTAATTATCGAGGTAAAATTGTACCAGTAATAGACTTGTGTCATTTGATTCGTGGTACATCTAGCCGTTTTTGTCTAAGTACCCGGATTATTATGGTAAGCTACCCTCATCAAAATTCTGGACAACAATACTTAGGATTAATTGCCGAAAAAATTACAGAAACTTTAAATAAACCAGAAACTGACTTTGTTGATTCCGGTATTCGTGTTAAAGAAGCACCATATTTAGGAGGAATGCTGATGGATGAAAGAGGGATAATTCAGCGAATTCATTTAGAACAATTGTTTGCTGACGTACAAAATACTTACTTGTTAACAGGGAGAGAAGGTTATATAAATGAGTTATCCAGAAATTGA
- a CDS encoding NHLP bacteriocin export ABC transporter permease/ATPase subunit yields the protein MKKRLDHNFPEQIVKGNIPILLNQPDQVSIVQSGAMAVFAVIAINEIIQGERRFLFDVNPGDALFGMASESKEPTYQLIAVPYEETHLIAIELETDDQQDHTLEELLQQWSDRLVGVFGGTEIILSNINTIQVPGSALVSYRLNQFHINFQYCLHQLNEQETQKQTQRFQNQLRFNSQVAERAIGDLTAIFNPKQAEFIQEGGALLTAVGAVGKARGITVRPAARSEDIERVKDPLDAIARASRFRTRRVILAGSWWTADCGALLAYMTDGSRPVALLPKGSDQYEIFDPEFQQRIPVTAKTAQQISPIAYMFYRPFPEKAMTSLDILKFATKGRTRDIISILAIGIVSSFVGMITPLTTGILIENAIPDANRNLLFEIGLCLLGVSFGTTIFGIGQSVASSRLQTFADIETQSAVWDRLLKLKVSFFRKYTIGDLQGRVSAVSQIRGLLSGTILQTIFSSFFSFLNLGLMLVYSLPLTGVAVGIVLINIIATNIFGIYTRRKMQPLQEIQGDLNGLVIQLMSGVSKLRIAGAEQRAFAFWSGKFRQQLQLSLSTEALEDGMGVFTSVLSVASPAVLFSVAAILIVPPESGSLIMPNAALSTGMFLAFNSAFGTFVGGANSLGNVIVQLVEISILWERARPIIEELPEVDEDKTDPGRLMGGIKLDRVSFRYEEDSPLTLDNISIEAKAGEFIALVGPSGSGKSTTVRLLLGFEQPEDGTIYYDGQDVSGLDITAIRRQLGVVLQNGRINSASIFENISGGALVTMDETWEAARMAGFAEDIENMPMGMHTVISEGGTNLSGGQRQRLLIARSLVLKPKILIFDEATSALDNRTQAIVSESLEHLEVTRIVIAHRLSTIRNADRIYVIASGQVVQEGNFDHLMQQEGLFADLMNRQMV from the coding sequence ATGAAAAAAAGACTTGACCATAATTTTCCAGAACAAATTGTTAAAGGAAATATTCCTATATTGCTCAATCAACCCGATCAAGTTTCAATTGTGCAGTCGGGTGCAATGGCTGTATTTGCTGTTATAGCTATTAATGAAATTATACAAGGAGAACGCCGATTTCTGTTTGATGTTAATCCGGGCGATGCCTTATTTGGAATGGCTTCTGAGTCAAAAGAACCTACCTATCAACTAATTGCAGTCCCTTATGAAGAAACCCATCTCATTGCAATTGAGTTAGAAACTGATGATCAACAGGATCATACCTTAGAAGAATTGTTGCAGCAATGGAGCGATCGCTTAGTTGGAGTATTTGGTGGGACAGAGATTATTTTATCGAATATTAATACTATTCAAGTCCCTGGTTCAGCTTTAGTGAGCTATCGTCTAAACCAATTTCACATCAATTTTCAGTATTGTCTGCACCAACTGAACGAACAAGAAACCCAAAAACAAACACAACGATTTCAAAATCAGTTGCGGTTTAATAGCCAAGTTGCCGAACGAGCTATTGGGGATTTAACCGCAATTTTCAATCCCAAACAAGCCGAATTTATACAAGAAGGCGGCGCTTTATTAACTGCTGTGGGTGCGGTGGGTAAAGCTAGGGGTATTACCGTGCGGCCAGCAGCTAGATCCGAAGATATTGAACGAGTTAAAGATCCTCTAGATGCGATCGCTCGTGCTTCCCGATTTCGTACCAGGCGGGTTATCCTCGCCGGAAGTTGGTGGACCGCCGATTGTGGAGCATTATTAGCATATATGACCGACGGCTCACGACCAGTAGCTTTATTGCCTAAAGGATCTGATCAATACGAAATTTTTGACCCCGAATTCCAGCAACGAATTCCCGTCACAGCCAAAACCGCTCAACAAATCTCTCCAATTGCCTATATGTTTTATCGTCCTTTTCCTGAAAAGGCGATGACATCCCTAGACATCCTTAAATTCGCTACAAAGGGCAGAACCAGGGACATTATCAGCATTTTAGCCATTGGTATTGTCTCATCTTTTGTCGGTATGATTACTCCCTTAACAACGGGAATCTTGATTGAGAATGCCATTCCTGATGCAAATCGAAATCTGTTGTTTGAAATCGGGCTGTGTTTGCTGGGAGTTAGCTTTGGTACTACGATATTTGGCATTGGACAAAGCGTTGCCTCATCACGATTACAAACCTTTGCTGATATTGAAACACAATCGGCAGTTTGGGACCGACTCTTAAAACTCAAGGTATCGTTTTTTCGCAAGTACACAATTGGAGATTTGCAAGGTCGGGTTTCTGCTGTTTCGCAGATTCGGGGGTTGCTGAGTGGCACGATTCTACAAACCATTTTTAGCAGTTTCTTTTCATTCCTCAACTTGGGCTTGATGCTCGTTTATAGTCTGCCTCTCACAGGAGTAGCTGTAGGGATTGTCCTGATCAACATTATTGCCACAAATATCTTTGGTATCTACACCCGGCGCAAGATGCAGCCTTTACAAGAAATACAAGGAGATTTGAATGGACTAGTTATACAACTGATGAGTGGGGTTTCTAAACTGAGAATCGCTGGGGCTGAACAAAGGGCTTTTGCTTTCTGGTCTGGCAAGTTTAGACAACAATTACAACTTTCTCTCAGTACGGAGGCGCTGGAAGATGGGATGGGAGTATTCACGTCTGTCCTCTCCGTTGCTAGTCCGGCCGTATTGTTTTCGGTAGCCGCCATACTGATTGTTCCACCTGAGTCTGGTTCATTAATCATGCCTAATGCTGCACTCTCAACAGGAATGTTTTTAGCTTTTAATAGTGCCTTTGGGACATTCGTTGGTGGTGCAAATAGTCTTGGTAATGTCATAGTCCAGTTAGTGGAAATAAGCATTTTGTGGGAACGCGCTCGACCTATTATTGAAGAACTCCCAGAGGTTGATGAAGATAAAACCGATCCAGGACGATTAATGGGGGGAATTAAGCTAGATCGGGTGAGTTTCCGTTACGAAGAAGATAGCCCACTCACTTTAGATAACATCTCCATTGAAGCAAAAGCCGGCGAGTTTATTGCGTTGGTTGGACCTTCTGGTAGTGGTAAATCAACTACTGTCCGGTTGTTGCTTGGCTTTGAGCAACCTGAAGACGGCACAATTTATTATGATGGACAGGATGTATCTGGTTTGGATATTACAGCAATCCGGCGACAGTTGGGCGTAGTGCTGCAAAATGGTCGGATCAATAGTGCTTCTATTTTTGAAAATATTTCTGGTGGCGCACTGGTAACAATGGATGAAACCTGGGAAGCGGCGCGAATGGCTGGCTTTGCCGAGGATATTGAAAATATGCCGATGGGTATGCACACAGTGATTTCGGAAGGGGGAACGAACCTTTCAGGTGGTCAAAGACAGCGTTTACTGATTGCTCGGTCCCTGGTGCTAAAACCTAAAATCTTGATTTTTGATGAAGCAACCAGTGCTTTAGATAATCGAACACAGGCGATCGTTAGTGAGAGTCTTGAACACTTGGAAGTTACCCGGATTGTCATTGCCCATCGTCTTAGCACAATTCGTAATGCTGACCGAATTTACGTTATTGCATCTGGGCAAGTTGTACAAGAAGGAAATTTTGATCATTTAATGCAGCAAGAAGGACTTTTTGCAGATTTAATGAATCGTCAAATGGTGTAG
- a CDS encoding NHLP family bacteriocin export ABC transporter peptidase/permease/ATPase subunit: MQLLEKTKTSLSESAKKIQPKPGNTRIKTPTLLQMEAVECGAAALGIMLSYYGRIVPLSELRTSCGVSRDGSKASNLLKAARNFGLQSKGFKKEVNQLREMKPPYIVFWNFNHFLVVEGFGGDRVFLNDPATGPRSVTAQEFSEAYTGIVLVMEPGVEFKKGGRKPSTIQALSKRLKGSTKEILFCILTNFVLVLPGMATAVFAQVFIDNVLIQNQVAWIRPLLGGMFIVILVQTGLISLQFKKLRYLQLRLSIQMTGQFLWHTLRLPVGFYAQRFAGEISSRMGLNNQVADLLSGQLARSAVDVVMATFYIILMVMYDPVLTLISIISVVTNILMLRWVSRQRTDNYMRLNQDGGKIAGIEISGLQSIETIKSAGLESDFFAKWAGYYAKSITAQQDMLKGDLLLGALPTLLSTLSSMLLLVIGGWRVIDGHLTIGMLIALQGLTNRFQRPIGTLMGLGNQIQQLGGSLNRLDDVLLNPIDPVLKAETATGLQLATPLEICRLQGYVELRNVTFGYSPVDEPLIKNFSCSLKPGQRIAFVGSSGSGKSTVSKLITGLYTPWEGEILFDGIPQQQIPRAVITNSLSMVEQDIFLFGGTVRDNLTLWDDTIPDTQLLQACQDAAILDAVMAITGGLNGKLLEGAANLSGGQRQRMEIARALVNNPSILVMDEATSALDSETEKVIDRNIRRRGCTCIVVAHRLSTIRDCDEIVVMEKGQVVQRGTHEEMKNVAGVYSRLIQSA, translated from the coding sequence ATGCAACTGTTGGAAAAAACCAAAACATCACTCTCTGAATCTGCCAAAAAAATACAGCCCAAACCTGGCAATACTCGCATTAAAACGCCAACACTATTGCAAATGGAAGCAGTCGAGTGTGGTGCGGCTGCGTTAGGAATTATGCTGTCCTATTATGGTCGAATTGTGCCATTATCAGAACTGCGTACCAGTTGTGGGGTATCCCGCGATGGCAGTAAAGCGTCTAACTTACTGAAAGCAGCCCGTAACTTTGGCTTACAGTCCAAGGGATTTAAGAAAGAAGTTAATCAACTGCGGGAAATGAAACCGCCCTATATTGTCTTCTGGAACTTCAATCACTTTCTTGTCGTTGAGGGATTTGGGGGCGATCGCGTTTTCTTAAACGACCCAGCAACAGGTCCACGCAGTGTCACCGCTCAAGAGTTTAGCGAGGCTTATACAGGTATTGTCCTAGTCATGGAACCCGGTGTTGAGTTCAAGAAAGGCGGACGCAAACCCAGCACCATTCAAGCCCTGTCCAAACGACTCAAAGGCTCAACCAAGGAAATCCTCTTTTGTATCCTGACCAACTTTGTCCTAGTGCTACCGGGAATGGCGACAGCAGTCTTTGCCCAAGTCTTCATTGATAATGTACTGATTCAAAACCAGGTAGCCTGGATTCGTCCCTTATTGGGAGGAATGTTTATAGTCATTTTGGTACAAACTGGATTGATCTCCTTACAATTCAAAAAATTGCGCTACCTTCAGTTGCGCTTATCAATTCAAATGACAGGGCAGTTTTTATGGCATACCCTGCGTTTACCTGTAGGTTTCTATGCCCAACGGTTTGCTGGAGAAATTAGTAGCCGCATGGGGCTGAATAATCAGGTGGCAGATTTACTATCCGGACAACTAGCACGTAGCGCCGTTGATGTAGTCATGGCGACCTTTTACATCATCTTGATGGTAATGTATGATCCCGTCCTGACCCTAATATCTATTATCTCTGTTGTCACCAATATTTTGATGTTGCGCTGGGTTTCTCGCCAACGTACAGATAACTATATGCGGCTCAATCAGGATGGAGGAAAAATAGCCGGTATTGAAATTAGTGGTCTACAAAGTATTGAAACTATTAAATCAGCAGGTTTAGAATCGGATTTCTTTGCTAAATGGGCTGGATATTACGCCAAATCCATTACTGCCCAACAGGATATGCTCAAAGGAGATTTACTCCTGGGCGCATTACCCACATTACTCTCCACTTTGTCATCTATGCTGTTGTTAGTCATCGGTGGTTGGCGAGTCATAGATGGGCATTTGACTATAGGGATGCTGATCGCATTGCAAGGATTAACCAACCGCTTCCAAAGGCCTATTGGAACCCTCATGGGTTTGGGTAACCAAATTCAACAACTCGGTGGTAGCCTTAACCGTCTGGATGATGTGCTGCTAAACCCTATTGATCCTGTACTCAAGGCAGAAACGGCTACTGGGTTACAACTAGCAACCCCGCTAGAAATCTGCCGTTTGCAAGGCTATGTGGAACTCCGTAATGTCACCTTTGGTTATAGTCCTGTAGATGAACCGTTGATCAAAAACTTTAGCTGTTCTCTTAAACCAGGACAGCGAATTGCTTTTGTTGGCAGTAGCGGTTCAGGTAAATCTACTGTCTCCAAGTTAATTACAGGGCTATATACACCCTGGGAAGGGGAGATTTTATTTGATGGTATTCCCCAACAACAGATTCCCCGTGCGGTGATCACCAATTCCCTCTCTATGGTAGAGCAGGACATTTTCCTATTTGGCGGTACTGTACGAGATAATTTGACTCTGTGGGATGACACTATTCCTGATACTCAATTATTACAAGCGTGCCAGGATGCGGCCATTTTGGATGCGGTTATGGCTATAACTGGAGGGCTGAATGGCAAGTTATTGGAGGGTGCAGCAAACTTGAGTGGGGGACAACGACAACGGATGGAAATTGCCCGCGCTCTGGTGAATAATCCTTCAATTTTGGTGATGGATGAGGCCACAAGTGCGCTAGATAGTGAAACTGAAAAGGTGATCGATCGCAATATTCGTCGTCGGGGTTGTACTTGTATTGTTGTTGCACATCGTCTCAGTACAATTCGGGATTGTGATGAAATTGTAGTTATGGAAAAAGGACAGGTGGTACAACGGGGTACTCATGAAGAAATGAAGAATGTAGCAGGAGTTTATTCTCGGTTAATTCAGTCTGCTTGA
- a CDS encoding NHLP bacteriocin system secretion protein, whose translation MVHNRDKKEGLFRQESLERLSSPERLDQLMKVVNPVDWLTLSTFAGLVVVGLVWSIAGRIPITVEGRGVLIQPRQLVEFQSNISGQLKSLNVQGGQCVQKNQLLATIDPIDLRQQLQLAQGKLTQVQTQAQDSLALSSQRLTIERSANIATRSSFEQRLKDTRALTPVLRAKGLDATQEERRSLEQRLKNARSLVPVMQSRLEERKTLQSQGGISRDSILQVEQEYIQAQEEVANIEVQLKALEVKSTETERQYLENLRSVSDLQAQLQELDAKSKRLDQENLDTVTQRDREIQEVSREITRLEQQIVSNSKIVSTHAGCIIEMNATLGQVVQPGTKLGYLQIAGQNRTITGIGYLAVKDGKRIKPGMKIAITPDTVQRERFGGILGQVTQVSSLPITKEGILSAIGNAELAQTFLGTNGAVIEIEAALESDPNTASGYKWSSSKGTPEKITPGTTARMRITVEERSPITFVLPFLQELSGLK comes from the coding sequence ATGGTTCATAATCGAGACAAGAAAGAAGGTTTATTCCGCCAGGAATCCCTGGAACGGTTGTCATCCCCAGAGCGACTCGATCAACTGATGAAGGTAGTTAATCCAGTAGATTGGTTAACTCTATCAACCTTCGCAGGATTGGTAGTTGTCGGTTTGGTTTGGAGTATTGCTGGACGTATCCCCATCACAGTGGAAGGACGGGGGGTTTTGATCCAACCACGTCAATTAGTTGAATTTCAATCGAATATCTCTGGACAGTTGAAATCCTTGAATGTGCAGGGTGGACAGTGTGTTCAAAAAAATCAATTATTGGCAACAATTGACCCGATTGATCTACGGCAGCAGTTGCAGTTGGCTCAGGGGAAACTAACCCAAGTTCAGACTCAGGCTCAAGATTCACTTGCACTCTCTAGCCAGCGATTGACAATAGAACGTAGTGCGAACATTGCTACTCGCTCCAGCTTTGAACAACGCCTCAAAGATACCCGTGCCTTGACTCCCGTATTGCGAGCCAAAGGACTGGATGCCACTCAAGAGGAGCGTCGCAGCCTGGAACAACGCCTGAAAAATGCGCGATCGCTTGTTCCCGTGATGCAGTCGCGGCTGGAAGAACGAAAAACTTTGCAATCACAAGGGGGAATCAGCCGTGATTCAATTTTGCAAGTTGAGCAAGAATATATCCAGGCACAGGAAGAAGTTGCCAATATTGAGGTCCAACTCAAGGCGTTAGAGGTTAAAAGTACAGAGACTGAACGTCAGTATTTAGAAAATCTTCGCAGTGTAAGTGATCTACAGGCGCAACTGCAAGAATTGGATGCCAAAAGCAAGCGGCTTGACCAGGAGAATTTAGATACTGTTACCCAACGCGATCGTGAAATTCAGGAAGTCAGTCGTGAAATTACCCGGCTAGAACAGCAAATTGTCAGCAATAGCAAGATTGTCAGCACTCACGCAGGCTGCATTATTGAAATGAATGCCACATTGGGGCAAGTTGTACAACCAGGTACGAAACTCGGCTATCTGCAAATCGCAGGACAGAATAGAACCATCACGGGGATTGGCTACCTTGCCGTCAAAGATGGCAAGCGGATTAAACCCGGCATGAAGATCGCTATTACCCCGGATACAGTGCAGCGAGAGCGGTTTGGAGGCATTCTCGGTCAAGTGACACAGGTTTCATCGCTGCCCATCACGAAAGAAGGAATATTATCAGCTATTGGCAATGCTGAGTTAGCGCAAACTTTCTTGGGAACAAATGGAGCAGTGATCGAGATAGAAGCAGCATTAGAATCTGATCCCAACACAGCCAGCGGTTACAAATGGTCTTCTTCCAAAGGAACACCAGAAAAAATTACCCCTGGAACAACAGCAAGGATGAGAATCACCGTTGAAGAACGATCGCCTATTACCTTTGTGCTGCCATTTCTCCAAGAACTCAGTGGCTTAAAATAG
- a CDS encoding cyclic nucleotide-binding domain-containing protein — MTLQQSLLSFSHFDVLQEQDHTWLMSIAQIQSYPVGTSLIQAGQQNHSLYLVLKGSPVIQLPDFDGKGEDLIPLAVGAFIGETALLDDHPPSFTVKANEPVEVLKISKQALANQLKSDRSFAARFYQLLAIKLSERLRQLSTLMAKRQIKEGEPLRKVLMVFATLNDSDVAWLLANGAAEKAPLGTALIQQGKAVPAIYLLLDGILGIYISTSDGGTTQEIEVAKRVKGDILGEMSFVDGGSASATVRALENAWFLAIPQPMLAEKMKTDQGFSSRFYQAIAQIMTTRCQNLLVQSRANLTSESVDMLSADIEVEDELDLDILEGTAIAGKRFDWMIQQLHR; from the coding sequence ATGACTTTGCAACAGTCTCTTCTCAGTTTTTCTCACTTTGATGTTCTGCAAGAACAAGATCATACTTGGTTAATGTCGATTGCCCAGATCCAATCCTATCCAGTCGGCACATCTTTAATTCAAGCAGGTCAACAAAATCATTCCCTTTATCTCGTTTTGAAAGGTAGTCCCGTCATCCAGTTACCTGACTTCGATGGCAAAGGAGAAGACCTAATTCCGCTGGCAGTAGGAGCATTCATTGGTGAGACAGCACTTCTAGACGATCATCCACCATCGTTCACAGTGAAAGCTAATGAACCAGTTGAAGTCTTAAAAATTTCCAAACAAGCCCTTGCTAATCAATTGAAGAGCGATCGCTCTTTTGCGGCTCGGTTTTATCAACTTTTAGCAATCAAGCTTTCTGAGCGGTTAAGGCAATTGTCTACCCTAATGGCAAAACGACAAATCAAAGAAGGCGAACCTCTGCGTAAAGTGCTGATGGTGTTTGCTACATTGAATGACAGTGATGTAGCTTGGTTATTAGCCAACGGTGCGGCAGAAAAAGCACCACTGGGTACAGCCCTGATTCAGCAAGGCAAGGCAGTACCAGCTATTTATTTACTACTGGATGGCATTTTGGGTATTTATATCTCCACCAGCGACGGTGGTACAACACAAGAAATTGAAGTCGCCAAGCGAGTCAAAGGGGATATTTTGGGGGAAATGTCCTTCGTGGATGGTGGTTCGGCTTCTGCGACGGTGAGAGCGTTAGAAAATGCCTGGTTTTTGGCTATTCCTCAACCGATGCTCGCAGAAAAAATGAAAACCGATCAGGGGTTTTCTAGTCGCTTCTATCAGGCGATTGCCCAAATTATGACCACACGCTGCCAGAATTTACTGGTACAGAGTAGAGCTAATCTCACTTCTGAGTCAGTTGATATGCTTTCAGCAGACATTGAAGTAGAAGATGAACTGGATCTCGATATTTTGGAAGGAACGGCGATCGCAGGGAAACGCTTCGATTGGATGATTCAACAACTGCACCGCTAG
- a CDS encoding IS4 family transposase has product MMINSFPKIVKNILGGLPKNDYPVLNSRLFVECWLAYALDNSLTSMRDLFKRLNNTGFDVDISTFSKANTHRSQEVFQKIYHQLNQLVQNKIHKKLHDKYAICPIDSTIITLTSKLLWVLGHHQVKLFSSLNLATGSPENNFINFGHNHDYKFGSKMMSNLPVDAVGVMDRGFAGLNFIQELVQDNKYFVLRIKNNWKLEFESETELVKIGSSTDAQSYRVINFCDLETKTEFRLVTNLPANGDAAVSDDEIRTIYRLRWGVELLWKFLKMHLKLDRLITKNVNGITIQIYASLIAYLILQLVSVPKQWGEKILDKFRYLQACMCQQISYVHWMEDIMKC; this is encoded by the coding sequence ATGATGATAAACTCATTTCCCAAGATTGTCAAAAATATCCTGGGAGGGCTACCCAAAAATGATTATCCTGTTTTGAACAGCCGTCTTTTTGTTGAGTGTTGGTTGGCTTATGCTCTGGATAATAGCTTAACGAGTATGCGGGATTTATTTAAACGATTAAATAATACAGGATTTGATGTAGATATTTCCACATTTTCTAAAGCCAACACTCATAGAAGTCAAGAAGTATTCCAGAAAATTTATCATCAATTAAATCAATTAGTCCAGAATAAAATCCACAAAAAGTTACATGATAAATATGCAATATGTCCAATTGATTCAACAATTATTACATTGACAAGTAAGTTGCTATGGGTGCTAGGTCATCATCAAGTTAAACTGTTTAGTTCCCTCAATCTGGCTACGGGAAGTCCAGAAAATAATTTCATCAACTTTGGTCATAATCATGATTATAAATTTGGCTCAAAGATGATGTCTAATTTACCAGTAGATGCTGTCGGGGTAATGGATAGAGGATTTGCTGGTTTAAATTTTATTCAAGAATTAGTACAAGATAACAAATATTTTGTCTTGCGGATTAAGAATAATTGGAAGCTAGAGTTTGAGTCAGAAACCGAACTAGTGAAAATTGGTTCATCGACAGATGCTCAATCTTATAGAGTGATTAATTTTTGTGATTTAGAAACGAAAACTGAATTTCGCTTAGTCACTAATTTACCTGCGAATGGAGATGCAGCAGTTAGCGATGATGAAATTAGAACTATTTATCGCTTACGGTGGGGAGTTGAACTGTTATGGAAATTCTTAAAGATGCATCTAAAACTCGATAGATTAATTACCAAAAATGTTAATGGTATTACCATCCAAATCTATGCAAGTCTGATTGCTTATCTGATTTTACAACTTGTATCTGTTCCCAAACAATGGGGTGAAAAAATATTAGATAAATTTCGCTATTTGCAAGCCTGTATGTGTCAACAAATCAGTTATGTGCATTGGATGGAGGATATTATGAAATGTTAA